TCTACATTCCTCTTGTCTGACATGACATTGTgcttcctgggcagcctctcTGTCCCACTGTGCTGGAAAGGGTCTGCACTTATTTGAATAGGATTTGTTATTGTCCAGAACGTTTCTCATTGTTGCACAGGCTCCATCCTAAAAAACCAGGAAGACACTTTCGCAGCAGAACTACATCGACTCAAGCAGCAGCCACTCTTTAGTTTGGTAGACTTTGAATCTGTGGTTGACTGGATACGGAGCACAGTTGCTGAGGTAAGGATCCCAGGTAGGATAACTATACAGGTTGAGGAGATTTTGAGTTTTGTGAATGACCAGGAGAAGGAAAGCTGTttacaataaattaaaacaggatggtggggaaaaaaggtagctttcattttcttatcaGGCTTAGTGTCGTGTTATTCTAACTTCTAATGATACAGAGACTTCAACTAATACCAGTAATTTGCAGGGAATTGTAAAACATTGATTGTATCGCTTATTACAACTTCCAGCCTTTATGCTGTGATTGTGATTGCATTATAACAGTTGGCCTTTTACTTAAACAAAtgctttgtggggttttttttgttttgttttaatttggggaaaaaagatgaaaaaccaGAGAACATAGGAGTACAGAAAAGTGAGGACAAGTAGGATTTGGTTGAATTCataagaatttgctttttttttttttcctccatgcatCTTCATGTTTCTTACTAATATGCATGAAGAATATTCTAGTTAGTAGCATGGGTTGCCCACTCAGAAGTCGTCTTAGCATGttcctcttttgttttataTACATTTCATATACAGTTATTTTAAGACAGTTATTCAGTAAAATTCAGTAAGTTCAGATGTGTCTGagatttcttgctttatttgtttttttctatcttcTCACTAGCATCTTTGGAAACTCATGGTGGAGGAATCTGACTTACTAGGACAACTGAAGGTAATGTTACTGCTAACTTGTTTCTGCAAAAGTAGCTTAAAATCAGTGATGTGggatttcttgtttgctttgtttcttttttttttttaacagcccTTTCCCAGTAGATGCTTTACTGTCTTATATTTTGTACTTTCTTCTTTTAGGtaactctgttttcatttcccaaGATCTCAAGCATGAGTACAGTGATATAACTTGGTCAGAGGCAGAGTTAGAGGAATAGATGTATGTGGTTTTGTGCTTTGCATCTTGGAGATTCATTGTATTGCTTGCAGCGCATTGCACTGTAGACTTTCTGGCCACTGGATGAAGTTCAGAGCCTTCCAACTGTGTTTGAAATGACAGAAGTTGTccaagtaattaaaaaataaatgttatgagTTAGAATGCTTACtctttctgctcagtttttTATATGTTTACATACAAAAACTTATCTAAATAGATTATAAAAGACTTCTACCTTCTGGGAAGAGGTGAACTGTTTCAAGCCTTCATTGACACTGCACAGCACATGTTAAAAACACCACCCACAGCCGTAACAGAACATGGTGAGTGCTGATTACTCATCTACAAAATGTCCTCTCTGTGCTCTGGCAGGAAAATAGTTAAATCCAATGCAGATTTCCCCATCTTATCCTCTGGATGTTTTCATTAGTTTTGAAAGAGCAGCACTTCTAAATTACAGTGTATTACACATTGGGCAAAAATAActttcagtaacaaaaataatctttcagtAACTTTCAGATGATAGGCTTCTCTCCCTATCGGAGTGGAGTTAAAGTAGTGGAAATAATGTTAGTCCGTTATGACCCAATGTGAATAATCAATAGGTGCAAAATAAGCACTGTCTGTCTCTTGAGTATTCTGTTAATGTTTGTGTTCTCTCTCTGTCAGATGTCAatgttgcatttcagcagtCTGCTCATAAGGTCCTGTTAGATGATGACAACCTTCTTCCTTTGCTTCACTTGACCATTGAGTATCATGGAAAGGAGCATAAAGGTatctatttgcatttttagtAATGAGTTAAGAGGGATTATGATAATGACCTTGTTCTATAATCCTCTTACCCTCCCATGGAgtaaagaaatactgttttcctgAACAGCCTTGTGTGATACCTTAGcctgcttttcctcttcctgttctgttctttccctCTTCATTCTTGTCTGGAAGGCTTACCTTGACTGGGAGGACAACTTAACTAAGCACCTTATCTGTTTTCAGATTCTTCTCAGACTCGCGAAGGGCCTTCCCGAGAGCTGTCTCCACGTGAAGCCCCTACGTCTGGCTGGGCAGCTCTGGGCCTTTCTTACAAAGTTCAGTGGCCACTGCATATTCTCTTTACTCCTGCTGTTCTGGAGAAGTAAGTACTAGGTATTGCCTTTGTGTCTGGAAGTTACCTGACATCAGGCacccagtattttttttccattcctagAGAGAAAGGTAGGGCTTTAGCACTTTAGCTTGCTCCCTGAACCTTACTTTTTCTACTTAGTCGTATTGAGGTACTTGTTCCAAATAAGATCATGGTAAATCTGTCAGCAAAACTGTCAAAACTTTGCCAGCTCTTTTCCAGTAATGTTAGaattactttgtattttttagATTAATAACCACTACAATCAGAAATCTGTTACTCTGAGATGGGCTGTTACTTCATCTACACTGTCTGTTGGCAGGCAACTGCCTGCTATTTCTCTTTCCAGTCTTGCACTGTTGTGTTCTCCGGTACCCAAGAAAGAGTTCTGTCCTAAAAcaactttgttgtttttgacTATAGGTACAATGTTGTGTTCAAATACCTGCTCAGCGTGCGACGGGTCCAGGCAGAGCTACAACACTGCTGGGCTCTCCAGATGCAACGTAAACATCTGAAGTCTAACAGAACTGATGCCATCAAGTGGCGTCTGAGGGACCACATGGCTTTCCTTGTGGACAATCTTCAGTATTATCTCCAGGTCAGGATTAAACAGAGTTGAACTTGTATTGCTTAATCAAGAACTGAtagaaggagggaaggagcacTGAAGTTTTAAACTGTAACTTTTTTTGAGTTCCCAGAGTCAGTGCTACAATTAATGGTTAATGGATGTGTGAATCGGTAGTGTTTTACGTGGTAATGGAAATGCAAATGGCTCTTTATGGCTCTTTAGCGCTACTAAGGAGTTGTGAGGAGCCCCGCTAATCCCTGAAGCTGAATCATTAACATACCATCCTGTCTTGGTTTTCTGCCCCTTGAAGCGAGCTCTGCTTTGTTCAGTGACGAGTTCTTTTGGatggttttctgtgtttttttagttatgatttttttttttaattgaaagaagctgctttctcACTTTGAAACCTAAACACTACTAAACAGTAGTAGCATAATTTTGCTAGAATCAATTTGTTAATAGCTACAACAGTAGAAACTAGGGAGGCCTGACTTTCTAGAGTAACAGCTTGAGTTCTCGCTCTGTAGCCTTTGCCCTGATGAGTACATGGTGCAGGCTTTTtgtcattgctggtgaaaattcatagctaatggtggtgactatgttgaaaaatagtgctttgtatCTGAGAATGTGATTAAATAGTGTGTGTTCTTCGTTTCCATAGAAACAAAGAGGAAGTATAACTTCTGGAACAGCCTAAGAACTTTTTCCACTAGTTAGAAAGCAACTGTTTGTCTACTTAGTTAATATTCAGGGATTGATTCTTTTCTCCCTTATTACTCTACTGTTGTTGTACATAGAGCTCCGTCAGTGAGGCAGAGAGAAGTTGATGTTCAGCCTCTAGTGTAAGAGTAAGGATAGGGAAAGCAAATTTCTTACACAACTTCTAGCTGGTCTGAGGTACTCCTGTTCCTCAAGGAAGCTGTTAATGAAGATTCTGTGTGTTCATCAGGTGGATGTACTGGAATCTCAGTTCTCACAGCTTCTCCAGCAAATAAATGCCACACGAGATTTTGAGAGCATACGACTGGCTCATGATCATTTCTTAAGTAATCTGCTGGCTCAGTCTTTCATCCTCCTAAAACCTGTAAGTAGATCgtgctttcacttttttccccaagttGTTTCAGGGATAGGTAGAAGCATGCAgctttttccttaagaaaaaaaggccTTTGAAATGCCACAGTTGCTTTAACATCTTCCTTagtgactgctgaaaaacatAGTATATCATTTTGATTATGAATGCTTTAATTTTCaggtactaaaaaaaaaaaaaaaacaaaaaaaaacccaaacttcCTCTGAGGCTGAGCTCTGTATGTAACTGGTAACCTGTACTTCTTTTTCCATACAGGTTTTCCACTGTTTAAATGAAATCCTGGACCTTTGTCATAGTTTTTGTTCTCTGGTAAGTCAGAATCTGGGACCGTTAGATGAGCGTGGAGCTGCACAACTCAGTATTCTGGTGAAGGTAAATCTCTATTGATCCGGTCTTGTTCATCTCCCTTGCAACTGTCTAAGCTTTAACTTTACTCCTATTCTACAGCTGTTTTAAGTGGAGATCAGACCTTCTGTGTGAATGCTTACAATTACTTGAATTAATCAATAGCTCCCAGATAGGAAAAACTCCACATCTCCACCCGCACAGAGGGGAGATATGTGCACAGAAGTTACAAGAATCCTCTTGAAATACAAAGGATGTAGATTGTCTGGCTTTACCTCTCATTTTGGCTACCTAGCACCTAATTCTTTTGGCTGACAGGTTACCTTATAGCTGACCACTAGCAAGTCTTTCGCAGTGATACTTTTCTTCAGGCTACTCAATGATTGAACAGGTTTCCTGTGATTTGTAGGGGTTCAGTCGTCAGTCATCACTGCTCTTCAAGATTCTCTCTAGTGTTCGAAACCATCAAATAAACTCTGACTTAGCTCAACTGCTACTTCGTCTGGATTATAACAAATACTACACACAGGCTGGAGGAACCTTGGGCAGGTAGGAATGACTTCAGGGGCACTTGCAGAATTATCTTGAGACACTTGAAATATAAAGCATGCTAACAATCATAATTAGGCAGTGTTCATTTCATAAGCCAAAATTACTGGAAGCAAAAGGCTGAAGAGTACTGTGATACAGAAGTAACAAAACCGGACTGACTTGGCTTCTGGTTTTCACATGTGCTTCCCCCATTGTTTTGAACTACCTGCTAGTTAATGCTCACTGAGAAATGGTGACATGTGTTAACAGAGGGGTGCTCCGTGAAATTTGTTAATATCAATTTATTAATATGTTAATACTGCAtccttttcttgcagttttgGGGTTTGAGCACTAAGATCTTTTCTTCAAGCTGCAACCAACAGCAGAATGAGCAGTGAAGCCTGCACAGTTGGCTCTTGCCTAGTGAAGCACTGTCAAAAAGAACTGGCAGGAAGCACCACCTACCTGCAACTGCCCAGTGATTACAGAAAGCTTCTCCATCTGTTCAGAACTAGTGCAAATATGCTTTCTGCAGCCTTCATACACTCATAAGTGCTTCCAGAGAGGCAGTCTATGCTTCTTcaagaagtggggaaaaaaccACAGAAGGATGTTTTGGCTGTTCAGTTGGATTGCGATGCTTGGCAAGCTGGAATATGCAGGAAGTAGCCTGTCATCCTTGACCACGAATGAAGTTTTAGCTTTCTAAAGAAACTGAATTTGTCTGTTGTAAACCTAGTTCCcttttcatttccacttttGTATTGCCTGTCTGTGCTGAGTTGGGTTAATACCTGTATAgccaaaacaggagggaagaaaaataaaaagtagccaaaacaaaacagtacttTGTCCTCACAGTTCTTACCAGTTGCTTCAGCAATATCTTGTTCCAACAAGTTGTAGCAGTACACAACATTCCATTCTTCCAAAACACAAGAGGTGCCGGTGCCCTGAACTCTGTCATAGGTCCATCcttctgtaaataaaatctTCCACCTTTTCATCCCTTTGTAATTGACTTTTTGTGTTGGGGTCAGGTTTTAGAGAAAGTAGAACATTTAAGCTATTCAGCCCAGACAAGcataagcatttcttttccctctgccCTCATTTAGGCAAGGCAGATAAATGAGGAAACCGAATAGCTAACACAAGAGATTGAACGTTTATTTCATGATAAAAGTTCAGCAGATAAAACTATATACAATAAAACATGCACGCTGTCCAATTCCACAAACATTTAAAACCTGATTAAAACAGTCTGCACAATGATGGGGCAGCAGGACAAAGTTTCAGCTTAATGAGGGACATAATCATGTTTGTATTTTGGATGCTTGTTGTAGCCTACTCTCTCTCCAGCAATAAGGCTCTGGATCACCCACTCTTGTGAGACAACAGGCAGCCTTAATGCCTCTGCGCACTTCAAGACAACAGCTGGGCAGGAAAGATCAGTCACCACCACATCATAAACACCCAGTGCAATATCTGTGTATGAAGAAAGAGATGCTggtcaggtaaaaaaaaaaaaacaaacacaaaacaaaactcttcctTGCAACAGCAGAGAAGTCTGTTTAACTACCCTACTACCATGAATCTCCTTAGCATCTCCCATTGCTAGCCTATGAATTCCTTTTGTTAGAAGTTAAGACAAGCTATACAGCAGCACTGGACAGTAAAGGATTCCCCCTAGGGCagacagaagttaacagaaaacCAGTCACCGAGATTACAAGCAGGAGCAGACAACCATGCATTCTGACCTCAGGCTGCAGTGCTAGGACCTACATGCCATACAGAGAAGCAACATACAGAAGGCCCAGGAGCAATTCTTTAAGGCTGACAGCCTATATCCTGAATTGCTGCACTGTATCATTCACTGGAAGGCAGAGCTTCTGTATGTTATCTAAATTACATTCGGGCAGAGAGCTAGTGTCACCATTTTGCCTTACTTTATGCTTATAGACATGCTTGCAAATGATcc
This Lagopus muta isolate bLagMut1 chromosome 10, bLagMut1 primary, whole genome shotgun sequence DNA region includes the following protein-coding sequences:
- the TUBGCP4 gene encoding gamma-tubulin complex component 4; this translates as MIHELLLALSGYPGAAFTWSKRGGLQVSQELPFLHPSETNVLNRLCRLGTDYIRFSEFVEQYTGHVQQQDHHPCQQNQSGLHGIYLRAFCTGLDSVLQPYRQALLDLEQEFLADPHLSISHVNYSLDQFQLLFPSVMVVVEQIKTQKIHGCQILETVHKHSCGGLPPVRSALEKILAVCHGVMYKQLSAWMLHGLLLDQHEEFFIKQGPSGNISGQPEDDDDDLGIGGLTGKQLRELQDLRLIEEENMLAPSLKQFSLRVEMLPSYIPVRVAEKILFVGESVQMFENQNVNLTRKGSILKNQEDTFAAELHRLKQQPLFSLVDFESVVDWIRSTVAEHLWKLMVEESDLLGQLKIIKDFYLLGRGELFQAFIDTAQHMLKTPPTAVTEHDVNVAFQQSAHKVLLDDDNLLPLLHLTIEYHGKEHKDSSQTREGPSRELSPREAPTSGWAALGLSYKVQWPLHILFTPAVLEKYNVVFKYLLSVRRVQAELQHCWALQMQRKHLKSNRTDAIKWRLRDHMAFLVDNLQYYLQVDVLESQFSQLLQQINATRDFESIRLAHDHFLSNLLAQSFILLKPVFHCLNEILDLCHSFCSLVSQNLGPLDERGAAQLSILVKGFSRQSSLLFKILSSVRNHQINSDLAQLLLRLDYNKYYTQAGGTLGSFGV